The region GATCCAATGGTGAAATAAATGACTCTTCGAATCCAGTTTTGAAAGACAGGCGAACCAATCTCCACCCTCAATGAAAAGCTGATCATGGGGTTGGGAAGTTGTGACTCTTCAAATCCAACCAACATAACAATCCATTGTTGGGTATTCAAACCCCTTCACTTATGACATCGCTTGGGGCTTGGGGAGCTTATGTAGTATAAGGGGGTGGTCGGTGATCGATTAGATCCGTAGACCGATCGGCCAAGTGTTTGAGAAGAGCAGGCATAGTGACGAAGGACAACTAATGATATTAATGAGCGAATATCACGGAAAAGGAAACCTGCATGACAGGACGATTACAAGTGATGTGCGAATCTTGCGGAACATGGTGCGACGATTATAAGAAGTTAATGCCCATTATTGGGCCtaatgcctataaatacaggCATGTTAGCCAGGTATAACACTTTTGATTTGATATACTTACATTATATTGGCTGTGACTTTGCTGACTTGAGTATTggagtgctaacttgcaggtCACAACTGTTCGGCGCAACAAAAAGAGAAGTTGGAAAAGTTCGGAAGAGCGGAGGAAGAAGGAAGGGTTTGAAGCGTCTTCGATCTCGGACCCTACACCCGAAACAATATGTAaataggaaatgaaaaaaaatatgtaattcttaAAATGTTAATTGTTATAGAGAAATCTATATATGAAAGTGCCAGTGGgtattatatgttaaaaaaacgTGACCCTATTTGACAACCTTTAAATTGGTACAAATCGGACCTTGGgccaaatacaaataataacgaacaataaaatatcaacccacttaaaatcaaaaccacctataactattttaactcaaacaaaatcaaaccaaatattactaaacccaaaactaataaaataataaatctctaaaatttaatatctaacattatatttgtttgaaattaaatgtAAGATGAATTTGTTAGTCACCAAAGGAGACAAAGGttttatgtttatgttgttCCAAATTAATGATAGTTATATAAATtactcataaaataaataaaggatgatatactatatgtttattagtttatatgtatattgaaattcattaataaaagaCATTTACTAGTACAATATTTGCTTTAAACTCAATATACCTCATTTCATTTCATATCAAATCGCTGCCTATCAAAACGCGGTggcaaaattgaaattgaggAGACCTTATAGGCCTCGGTTGCATGCAGGACCAAAGTAGAACAACGCTTTCAGTTGCAGGAAGAACCGGTGCCTAAAACCCACCTAAAAGCCTGACAAGTTTTTGAAAAGGTGATACTACCTCGGTTTTATGcagaaccgaggcataaagcCCTTACCACACCTACAAAGCACGCACTGAACACACTTCTACGACATCGGTCCCTCTTAGAGCCAGTGGCAAAAGGTACTTCAGCCTCGTTTTGACCGAGGCATATAAGCCTTCTTGGGCTTGGACCTTGCGAAAATTTTTCCCAAATGCCTTTCTCAATCTAGCTCCTCTCCCAGTTTTCTCCCATTTTTCAATCTGGAAAACCCAGCCCCtctcctatttttctctatgCCCCAATCTCGTTCCTTACGCTGCCTGCCCCATCGCCGCCGGGAGCCACCATCACCACGTCATATGTGATGGCTCCGAGTGCGACTTCCACCTCGCCTGCCAGCGCGTCGCCACTGGAGTGAAGAGCAAGCGGTGGCCGTTGGCGGTGAAAAATCTCAGATCTACAGATCTGAAGGCCCCGCTTCCGCCCTTAAAGACCCCTCCTCCATTCCCAACGTCTCTGAAGCCATAGCCTCACTTAGCTCTACCGTAGAAGCCAACTCCTTAAGAGAGAAACGTCGTTGCTCCTTCGCGCCACGTCTTCACCGAGGCCAGTCGTCGGAGCCGCCTTGCTTACGTTGGAGGAAGTCACGCCGTGTACGACGGTTCGGCCTCTACCTTTGCTACCCTAaccttctctcttttctttttaaaacaaaacgCCCTAAAGCCCTAAGGTAATCTCCCGTGTTTTTTTTGCTTAAGGATTCAACTCCTTTGTTGCTTAACTTCATTATTTGTTTTGCTTAACTCGAGAAACTGTTTTGTAGGTATGTTGTTGTGACAGAAGCAAATAAGGGAATTGGATTTGCAATATGTAAGCAATTGGCTTCAAATGGGTTCATTGTGGTGTTCACAGCCAGAGATGAGAAGAGGGGTGTTGAAGCTGTTGAGAAACTCAAAGAACTTGGTCTCCCTGGCCATGTGGTTTTTCATCAACTTGATGTTATTGATCCGAAAAGTATAACATCGCTGGTAGATTTCATCAAAAACCAGTATGGGAAACTGGATATCTTGGTAAGAAAAAACTTCTGGTTTTTGTTGGTTGTAATATGGTTTTTGTTGATTGTATTTCCCTAGTTTTAACAGTTTATTGTTGAGTTGTTTGGTGCAGTAAAATGCTGGTCGTgttgaattgttgggttttTTCTTGTAGAGAAAAGTGGTTGTTGGCTGTTGGCTTAACGAAATTTGCAGAGGAAAATTTGATGTCTCATTTGGCTGTTGGCTCCATTTGACGTAGATGAAGAAAGAGCAGAGGACATTTCTGGATATGGCTTTTTTTATTTCAGGCGTTCTGGCATGTTTTGTAAAGAGGAATTGAAGGAGAAAGTTTTCCTCTCTGGATATGGTTTTTGTTGTGTGTTCCTTGTAGTGTAGGTTGAAGGAATGAATTTGCTTGGAGGAAAaactgtttctttttctttgtgttatATGCTTATGTTATGTTATGAAAGGAATTGAATATGATTCTAGCATGGTGTTAACTTTAAAGTTTACTATTTCTATGATATTTTCTTGGTatgatgcaagagagaaaatgaCAATAAGCAGATGTTGAACATGTTCATGGGAGGTGATCTTGTTCATGACCTGATGTTAAAAATGCATATTATCCATTTTTGCATAAaggttgaggaaaaaaaaaaacctttctAATGCCTCGGTTTCATTTTAACCGAGGCAAAAACATAAATCTTTATACCTCGGTTCAGAACCAAGACCAAAAGTAATAGGCTTTTTACCTCGTCTTTATATACCTCGGTTGCAGAACCGGTGCGTATAGGCCAAAACAACCAAGGTCGTTTCCTTTTACTGCACTAGTACATATCACTCAAgggtttattactttattttatattatatgtaatgaATATAATTGTACACAAATTTAGGTGTTCTTTACTTTTACTTATATATCTAATGTAGTATGTGTATTGTATGACTAgggtttattactttattttatattatatgtaatgaATATAATTGTACACAAATTTAGGTGTTCTTTACTTTTACTTATATATCTAATGTAGTATGTGTATTGTATGACTAgggtttattactttattttatattatatgtaatgaATATAATTGTACACAAATTTAGGTGTTCTTTACTTTTACTTATATATCTAATGTAGTATGTGTATTGTATGACTGCTCAGTCAGTCATAGACCAAGCAGTCAACAGAGCCTTCAATCTAACAACGAAACGATCGTTCGAATCGCAAACAAGATCAACAAATAACAATAACCATAAAGTTAGGTCTTAGTTATGTCCATAATTGGACCAACACTAATCCAAAGTTTATTCCAAAAGTCTATAAATACAGATATTTAGGTAGTTGGTTTCTTTCACTACACATTTGTTGTTAAGGTATTCAGATAAATACTAATTTTAGCATCGGTTTGCCTTTTTACAGGTAACACTCAATCAAATTGAATGGTGGAAAAGAGAATTGAAGACTAAATTGTGACCTAAGCTTGGTTTATTTGTATAAGAAGACTTAATCTCGACCTCATAAACCCATCTaactaatacatattttaattgtcattaatattataattagcATCATAATGTTTGTGTTTGGTATGTTATGTATCACTTAAAGGAGAATGCCAATATACGCTAATTGTGGTTTAATTGTTATGagtaaattatgttttattactCAATGTTTATGTGAAATTTCATTATGAAGTATCGATTCTAATCTAATGAATTTTTGTGTATCATTTGTGTCAATGCTTAATGGGCATAATTTATCTTATTGGAATGAACAAATCATGTTATTACTGACCCTAGCGGCTATGAACAAAAAGCCTTTGGATAGATCAAACAAACTTAATTGTTCATGATGATGGCTATCTCAAATAATATTGAGACGACTCTTCCGAACATTGAAAGTGTAAAAGAGTTTATGGGGTTTGTGGGAGAGTGCTCCTACACAATTGATAAGTCTCTTATTGGGACATTAACAAGTACATTAGGCACTGAATGGGTCACATGAACATATTATTGAAATGTTAAACATTATAATAAGACTCAAGGCATTGGGAATAACTATGAATGAAAACTTTCTTGTACAACTCATTTTGATCATTACCATTTAGGTATAAGCTATTTCAAATGACCTATACTGAAATGCATGATAAATGAAATGTGGAAGAATTGCACATGTTGTTCAAGAAGAAATAAGGcttaaaaatcaaagaaataacCAATTCAATTGTGTAATCCATGGAGAAAATAAAGGACCCGAGAAGAAAT is a window of Vigna radiata var. radiata cultivar VC1973A unplaced genomic scaffold, Vradiata_ver6 scaffold_134, whole genome shotgun sequence DNA encoding:
- the LOC106753574 gene encoding uncharacterized protein LOC106753574; translation: MLARSQLFGATKREVGKVRKSGGRRKGLKRLRSRTLHPKQYWLRVRLPPRLPARRHWSEEQAVAVGGEKSQIYRSEGPASALKDPSSIPNVSEAIASLSSTVEANSLREKRRCSFAPRLHRGQSSEPPCLRWRKSRRVRRFGLYLCYPNLLSFLFKTKRPKALRYVVVTEANKGIGFAICKQLASNGFIVVFTARDEKRGVEAVEKLKELGLPGHVVFHQLDVIDPKSITSLVDFIKNQYGKLDILRKVVVGCWLNEICRGKFDVSFGCWLHLT